In the Clostridium sp. 'White wine YQ' genome, GTACTTGTGTTAGTGTTTATGCTATCATTTTTCTTCCCTAAATTATAAATTAGTGTTCCTCCTATAGCTAGTGCTATTACCACTACTACTGCTACAACTGGAATTAAAATTTTATTTTTTGATATTGGAGCTTTTTTATTAATCTTCTGATTTGTTTCTACTTTAACTGTATTATTAATTGTTTGATTCTTATTTAAGTTTCTTTGATATTCTTCTAAAACTCTTATTAATTCATCTACAGAACCATATCTGTTTTCTTTATTATATTCCATAGCCTTTTCGATAATATTTACTAAGACTTCATTAGTACTTCTTTTAAATCTTAGTTCTCCATTTGAATCTGGATTCATACCTTCAGTTAAGTAATAAAGTGTTGCACCTAATGAGTAAATATCGCTTGTCCTATCACAAGTTTCTCCTCTTAATTGCTCTGGTGAAGCATAGTAAGGAGATGCTGCATATATCTTTTTATCTTCTTTATTATTCTCAGCTCTTTCTGAAATACCAAAATCTATTAAATGAATATTTTTTTCATAATCTATCATTATGTTGCTTGGCTTTAAATCTTTATATATTATTCCACCCTTAAAGTTATGTAAGTATTTAATAATTTCACAAAGCGCTATTCCTACTTTTATAACCTGAGATTCATTCATTGGACCCATTTCTTTAATATTTTCTTCTAAGGTTTTTCCTTCAATGTAATCCATAACTAAGTAATATGTATGATTATCTTGAATGATGTCATATATTCTTGGTATACCTATATGTCTTAAGGATAGCAGCATATTCTTCTCATTTGCAACATCTAATCTATCAATAATTTCATGTTTTATTTCTTTAACTGCAACTGTTAAATCAAGACGTTGATGGTGAGCTTTAAATACCCTACAGCTTCCCCCTCCTCCAACAAATTCTTGAAGAAGACATGTTTCTCCTATTACTTCCCCTACATTTGCATGCAGTTTTTCTGGAGAAGGTTCAACATCATCTTTTTCTAACATTTCAAGTTTATTTAATAATGTACCTATTCCCCAATATACGTCTTTAGCCGCCTCATAATTTATAACTTCTTGCAGTGAAGTTTCAGTGTTATGAGCTCCTATGTTTCTATACCACTTTATTCTTTTCAATTTATAAAATTCATTATCCTCAATTTTATAACCTTTCTCACGAAGCTTTAGGACATTTGCTGGAAAATTATTTTGTTCCAATTCATCTTTTAATATATTTTCAATAACATATTCCATTATGCTGATAGCTTCAATAATTAGTCCACTATAAGCCCTATTATCTCTATTAGGATTTAACTTTTTATAAAGGGATATCCACTTTCTTGTTACTTCATGCTTATTGTTATATCTTGCTAAAGATTGTGATTTAATTTCACTGGTAGTTGGTCCCTTATTACTTTTGTTCATTTGTCATTCCCCCTGCATAATATTCAAAACTTCGTTTTGCTGACTCTATCATCTCTTCTCTAAGTTCTTTTGGTTCCAGTACTATGACTGAACTACCAAAAGATCTTAGCCAGCTTTTAAAACTATTTACCCCTATTATAATATCTTCATATATAATGTAATCATCATACTCTATAAGTTTCTTATTAAGCCTATATTCTAAGTCTCTTTCAACTCTATAGATTACATTTGCTTCTTTTAAAAATTTAATTTTAACCTTTATAGGTTCCCCTTGCTCCATACCCCATATATTGGCTAAATATTGTTGTATATCAAAACCTTCTAATGGCACAAAATTATTTTTTGTTTCTTTAATACTAAGAATTCTATCTATTCTATAATTTATAATTGTGTTATTGTACTGCCCTACTACATAAAACAGATTTTCAAATTCATAGAATACAATACCTAATGGCTCTATAATAAATTCTTCAATCTTATTATTTCTAGTTTTATATTTTGCACACAATGCTCTTTTATTTTCAGCAGCAATACTTATTTGAAACAGCTTGTATTTATAATCTTCTATATCATAGGTAGATTTGGTTATAATGCCTAAAAAATCTCCATCTCTTTTTTCACTCTTTGTTAAAATGCTTTTATATAAATATTTTTCAAAATAATTAAGATTTAGAACTTTAGTATCCTCAGAGAAGTTTTCTATAGTCCATTTTAAATCCTCATAATTATCTAAATGGGCTTCATATTCTTCCTCATTTTCTGGAGCAATGTCTATTAAATATAACTCTGCATTATACCAAAGATTTTCTAAGTTATCTTTTATAACTTCTAAAGGAATTTTAGTCTTTTCATGGAGTTCTCTTATGCTAGCACCCTCTTCACTATTAGCAATTATGGTTAGAAGTTTTAGTATATCATTCATTACGTTATTCATTCTTAATCTCCCCATAATTTAAAAGTATTTTCTCATAAGTTTTCCTCATAATATCTTTAAGCTCTACTGGCTCTAGAACTTTACAATATGAACCAAAACTTCTAAGGTATCTAGCAAAGTCATATATACCATATAATTTATCACTATATATAAGCTTGTCTCCATCTTCAATTAGCTTGCTGCTTTTTCTATGTTTATGTAGCCTTGTTACTTTTTCCTTTATGTTAAAGGTATTCACAAATTCAATCTCTACTTCATAAAACTCATCTAAGGATGCTCCAAACATCAAATCGAGTTTGTCTAAGGTTTCCTTATGATTGAAAAATTCATTTTCTAAGTCAGAAGGAATAATTGATATTATGGTTTTAACATCAATAAAATATAGCTTATCTTTTACCATTCCTATAACATAGCTCTTATCTTTTTCCCAATTATATAAAAAGGTAACAACTTGAATACTCTCAGTAAGCTCACCTATTTTTGAATTATATGTGATTATTATAGCTTTATTTCTATAATTCAAGCTTTCAAACTGTCTAATTATATCTTTTGAAATTGCTTCATCACTATACTTTCTACCAATGCAGTATATATTATAGCTTGGATCCTCATAATCTAACTGAGTCATTATTTTATTTTTTAAATTATTAACTT is a window encoding:
- a CDS encoding helix-turn-helix transcriptional regulator, whose amino-acid sequence is MNNVMNDILKLLTIIANSEEGASIRELHEKTKIPLEVIKDNLENLWYNAELYLIDIAPENEEEYEAHLDNYEDLKWTIENFSEDTKVLNLNYFEKYLYKSILTKSEKRDGDFLGIITKSTYDIEDYKYKLFQISIAAENKRALCAKYKTRNNKIEEFIIEPLGIVFYEFENLFYVVGQYNNTIINYRIDRILSIKETKNNFVPLEGFDIQQYLANIWGMEQGEPIKVKIKFLKEANVIYRVERDLEYRLNKKLIEYDDYIIYEDIIIGVNSFKSWLRSFGSSVIVLEPKELREEMIESAKRSFEYYAGGMTNEQK
- a CDS encoding WYL domain-containing transcriptional regulator → MEEREYLTLGIKERRINKLIALFNEREVLTVEEIKEELEINDRSVKSYIGFLREYGIEIIPMNKRYKAIKEEKLTGNLINKQELRMMKIMLSVSENSGCFDRKSLVDNVSKSLFDEDSVSRKTIERAIKSCEEKRYIYLDENNKYRTSIVTDSFYFTNDEDIFKFIELCEIYKVSMPFYKEVNNLKNKIMTQLDYEDPSYNIYCIGRKYSDEAISKDIIRQFESLNYRNKAIIITYNSKIGELTESIQVVTFLYNWEKDKSYVIGMVKDKLYFIDVKTIISIIPSDLENEFFNHKETLDKLDLMFGASLDEFYEVEIEFVNTFNIKEKVTRLHKHRKSSKLIEDGDKLIYSDKLYGIYDFARYLRSFGSYCKVLEPVELKDIMRKTYEKILLNYGEIKNE
- a CDS encoding serine/threonine-protein kinase, with amino-acid sequence MNKSNKGPTTSEIKSQSLARYNNKHEVTRKWISLYKKLNPNRDNRAYSGLIIEAISIMEYVIENILKDELEQNNFPANVLKLREKGYKIEDNEFYKLKRIKWYRNIGAHNTETSLQEVINYEAAKDVYWGIGTLLNKLEMLEKDDVEPSPEKLHANVGEVIGETCLLQEFVGGGGSCRVFKAHHQRLDLTVAVKEIKHEIIDRLDVANEKNMLLSLRHIGIPRIYDIIQDNHTYYLVMDYIEGKTLEENIKEMGPMNESQVIKVGIALCEIIKYLHNFKGGIIYKDLKPSNIMIDYEKNIHLIDFGISERAENNKEDKKIYAASPYYASPEQLRGETCDRTSDIYSLGATLYYLTEGMNPDSNGELRFKRSTNEVLVNIIEKAMEYNKENRYGSVDELIRVLEEYQRNLNKNQTINNTVKVETNQKINKKAPISKNKILIPVVAVVVVIALAIGGTLIYNLGKKNDSINTNTSTKQDTPTTTTDNNQASNTNKDTTSKQTQTPANTNTNSEATVGTQTTAFDGKAVLTVNSYNVDGDNLVVKGTIQNNYGKDFDISLYDIYVMGDDGTKFPLDMQTMLSSGVNGYKIVSGEKAEFKCYFSNYKAANSLTFKISKIFCFGGPNNESFTLKIK